One segment of Theobroma cacao cultivar B97-61/B2 chromosome 9, Criollo_cocoa_genome_V2, whole genome shotgun sequence DNA contains the following:
- the LOC18588688 gene encoding uncharacterized protein LOC18588688 isoform X1: MATAQLSTQILRPIPAACVSFRQVTTTGLPSTSPSPSTTIFKTRKEAITTNQKLKWARRLSLVDQSSPTKPTVDVEGLVSFLYDDLPHLFDDQGIDRTAYDEQVTFRDPITKHDSISGYLFNISLLKVLFRPLFQLHWVKQTGPYEITTRWTMGMKFMLLPWKPELAFTGTSVMGINPKNGKFCSHLDFWDSIENNDYFSLEGLWDVFRQLRIYKTPDLETPRYQILKRTANYEVRKYTPFIVVETDGDKLSGSTGFNTVAGYIFGKNSTMEKIPMTTPVFTQALDPELSEVSIQIVLPLEKDISSLPNPSQETVNLRKVEGGIAAALKFSGKPTEEVVREKEKALRSSLIRDGLKPKKGCLLARYNDPGRTWSFTMRNEVLIWLEEFTLD; the protein is encoded by the exons ATGGCTACCGCTCAACTTTCAACTCAAATTCTCCGGCCCATCCCCGCCGCTTGCGTCAGTTTCCGACAAGTTACCACCACCGGACTCCCTTCTACATCTCCTTCTCCTTCTACAACAATCTTCAAAACAAGAAAGGAAGCCATTACAACGAATCAAAAGTTGAAGTGGGCACGTAGACTAAGCCTCGTGGATCAAAGCAGCCCGACAAAGCCAACTGTTGATGTTGAAGGGTTAGTTAGTTTCTTGTATGATGATCTTCCTCATTTGTTTGATGATCAAGGGATTGATCGGACGGCATATGACGAGCAAGTCACGTTCAGGGACCCAATAACAAAGCATGATTCAATAAGCGGTTACTTGTTTAACATTTCTTTGCTGAAGGTACTCTTTAGGCCTCTGTTTCAATTGCACTGGGTCAAGCAG ACAGGACCTTATGAGATAACAACAAGGTGGACTATGGGGATGAAATTCATGCTTTTGCCATGGAAGCCTGAACTGGCCTTCACTGGAACTTCTGTAATGGGCATCAATCCAAAGAATGGAAAGTTTTGTAGCCATTTG GACTTTTGGGATTCCATAGAGAACAATGATTATTTTTCGCTGGAAGGTTTATGGGATGTGTTTAGGCAG TTGCGGATTTATAAGACCCCTGACTTGGAGACACCGAGGTATCAGATACTGAAGAGGACAGCAAATTATGAG GTAAGGAAATATACACCATTCATAGTGGTAGAAACAGATGGAGACAAACTGTCAGGGTCAACTGGCTTTAATACTGTTGCTGG GTATATCTTTGGTAAGAATTCTACAATGGAGAAGATACCAATGACTACTCCTGTCTTCACCCAGGCACTTGATCCTGAATTATCTGAGGTATCCATCCAAATTGTTCTTCCATTGGAGAAAGATATAAGCAG TTTGCCAAATCCTAGTCAAGAAACAGTTAACTTGAGAAAGGTGGAAGGAGGGATTGCTGCAGCATTGAAGTTCAGTGGAAAACCTACAGAGGAGGTTGTTCGTGAGAAAGAGAAAGCATTGCGCTCTAGTCTTATTAGAGACGGTCTTAAACCTAAGAAGGGTTGTTTGCTTGCCCGCTACAATGATCCAGGCCGAACGTGGAGCTTTACAATG AGAAATGAAGTGCTAATTTGGCTTGAGGAATTCACTTTGGATTAG
- the LOC18588688 gene encoding heme-binding-like protein At3g10130, chloroplastic isoform X3: protein MGMKFMLLPWKPELAFTGTSVMGINPKNGKFCSHLDFWDSIENNDYFSLEGLWDVFRQLRIYKTPDLETPRYQILKRTANYEVRKYTPFIVVETDGDKLSGSTGFNTVAGYIFGKNSTMEKIPMTTPVFTQALDPELSEVSIQIVLPLEKDISSLPNPSQETVNLRKVEGGIAAALKFSGKPTEEVVREKEKALRSSLIRDGLKPKKGCLLARYNDPGRTWSFTMRNEVLIWLEEFTLD from the exons ATGGGGATGAAATTCATGCTTTTGCCATGGAAGCCTGAACTGGCCTTCACTGGAACTTCTGTAATGGGCATCAATCCAAAGAATGGAAAGTTTTGTAGCCATTTG GACTTTTGGGATTCCATAGAGAACAATGATTATTTTTCGCTGGAAGGTTTATGGGATGTGTTTAGGCAG TTGCGGATTTATAAGACCCCTGACTTGGAGACACCGAGGTATCAGATACTGAAGAGGACAGCAAATTATGAG GTAAGGAAATATACACCATTCATAGTGGTAGAAACAGATGGAGACAAACTGTCAGGGTCAACTGGCTTTAATACTGTTGCTGG GTATATCTTTGGTAAGAATTCTACAATGGAGAAGATACCAATGACTACTCCTGTCTTCACCCAGGCACTTGATCCTGAATTATCTGAGGTATCCATCCAAATTGTTCTTCCATTGGAGAAAGATATAAGCAG TTTGCCAAATCCTAGTCAAGAAACAGTTAACTTGAGAAAGGTGGAAGGAGGGATTGCTGCAGCATTGAAGTTCAGTGGAAAACCTACAGAGGAGGTTGTTCGTGAGAAAGAGAAAGCATTGCGCTCTAGTCTTATTAGAGACGGTCTTAAACCTAAGAAGGGTTGTTTGCTTGCCCGCTACAATGATCCAGGCCGAACGTGGAGCTTTACAATG AGAAATGAAGTGCTAATTTGGCTTGAGGAATTCACTTTGGATTAG
- the LOC18588688 gene encoding uncharacterized protein LOC18588688 isoform X2, giving the protein MATAQLSTQILRPIPAACVSFRQVTTTGLPSTSPSPSTTIFKTRKEAITTNQKLKWARRLSLVDQSSPTKPTVDVEGLVSFLYDDLPHLFDDQGIDRTAYDEQVTFRDPITKHDSISGYLFNISLLKTGPYEITTRWTMGMKFMLLPWKPELAFTGTSVMGINPKNGKFCSHLDFWDSIENNDYFSLEGLWDVFRQLRIYKTPDLETPRYQILKRTANYEVRKYTPFIVVETDGDKLSGSTGFNTVAGYIFGKNSTMEKIPMTTPVFTQALDPELSEVSIQIVLPLEKDISSLPNPSQETVNLRKVEGGIAAALKFSGKPTEEVVREKEKALRSSLIRDGLKPKKGCLLARYNDPGRTWSFTMRNEVLIWLEEFTLD; this is encoded by the exons ATGGCTACCGCTCAACTTTCAACTCAAATTCTCCGGCCCATCCCCGCCGCTTGCGTCAGTTTCCGACAAGTTACCACCACCGGACTCCCTTCTACATCTCCTTCTCCTTCTACAACAATCTTCAAAACAAGAAAGGAAGCCATTACAACGAATCAAAAGTTGAAGTGGGCACGTAGACTAAGCCTCGTGGATCAAAGCAGCCCGACAAAGCCAACTGTTGATGTTGAAGGGTTAGTTAGTTTCTTGTATGATGATCTTCCTCATTTGTTTGATGATCAAGGGATTGATCGGACGGCATATGACGAGCAAGTCACGTTCAGGGACCCAATAACAAAGCATGATTCAATAAGCGGTTACTTGTTTAACATTTCTTTGCTGAAG ACAGGACCTTATGAGATAACAACAAGGTGGACTATGGGGATGAAATTCATGCTTTTGCCATGGAAGCCTGAACTGGCCTTCACTGGAACTTCTGTAATGGGCATCAATCCAAAGAATGGAAAGTTTTGTAGCCATTTG GACTTTTGGGATTCCATAGAGAACAATGATTATTTTTCGCTGGAAGGTTTATGGGATGTGTTTAGGCAG TTGCGGATTTATAAGACCCCTGACTTGGAGACACCGAGGTATCAGATACTGAAGAGGACAGCAAATTATGAG GTAAGGAAATATACACCATTCATAGTGGTAGAAACAGATGGAGACAAACTGTCAGGGTCAACTGGCTTTAATACTGTTGCTGG GTATATCTTTGGTAAGAATTCTACAATGGAGAAGATACCAATGACTACTCCTGTCTTCACCCAGGCACTTGATCCTGAATTATCTGAGGTATCCATCCAAATTGTTCTTCCATTGGAGAAAGATATAAGCAG TTTGCCAAATCCTAGTCAAGAAACAGTTAACTTGAGAAAGGTGGAAGGAGGGATTGCTGCAGCATTGAAGTTCAGTGGAAAACCTACAGAGGAGGTTGTTCGTGAGAAAGAGAAAGCATTGCGCTCTAGTCTTATTAGAGACGGTCTTAAACCTAAGAAGGGTTGTTTGCTTGCCCGCTACAATGATCCAGGCCGAACGTGGAGCTTTACAATG AGAAATGAAGTGCTAATTTGGCTTGAGGAATTCACTTTGGATTAG